In Lates calcarifer isolate ASB-BC8 linkage group LG15, TLL_Latcal_v3, whole genome shotgun sequence, one genomic interval encodes:
- the LOC108889124 gene encoding uncharacterized protein LOC108889124 isoform X7 codes for MRTPAVAFALLIVLGQTTCSFGTNIARGGQVTQSSLYGNAVPERAIDGNHASIWSAGSCTHTQNDHKPWWRLDLLKMYKINTVTITNRKDCCHQRLNGAEIRIGNSLNDNGNANPRCAVISSIGAGTSETFVCNGMEGRYINIVIPGRKEYLTLCEVEVTGQPSGTNIANIARGGQVTQSSLYGNAVPERAIDGNHASMWSAGSCTHTQNDHKPWWRLDLLEIYKINTVTITNRKDCCHQRLDGAEIRIGNSLNDNGNANPRCAVISSIGAGTSETFVCNGMEGRYINIVIPGRKEYLTLCEVEVTGQPSGTKIANIARGGQVTQSSLYGNAVPERAIDGNHASMWSAGSCTHTQNDHKPWWRLDLLEIYKINTVTITNRKDCCHQRLDGAEIRIGNSLNDNGNANPRCAVISSIGAGTSETFVCNGMEGRYINIVIPGRKEYLTLCEVEVTGQPSGTKIANIARGGQVTQSSLYGNAVPERAIDGNHASMWSAGSCTHTQNDHKPWWRLDLLEIYKINTVTITNRKDCCHQRLDGAEIRIGNSLNDNGNANPRCAVISSIGAGTSETFVCNGMEGRYINIVIPGRKEYLTLCEVEVTGQPSGTKIANIARGGQVTQSSLYGNAVPERAIDGNHASMWSAGSCTHTQNDHKPWWRLDLLKMYKINTVTITNRKDCCHQRLDGAEIHIGNSLNDNGNANPRCAVISSIGAGTSETFVCNGMEGRYINIVIPGRKEYLTLCEVEVSGTESDDLPEYSCN; via the exons ATGAGGACTCCAGCTGTGGCCTTTGCCTTGTTGATTGTTCTAGGACAGACAACTTGCTCTTTTG GTACGAATATTGCTCGAGGTGGACAAGTGACTCAGTCCTCACTGTATGGGAATGCTGTCCCTGAAAGGGCCATTGATGGAAATCATGCCAGCATATGGTCAGCAGGATCCTGTACCCACACCCAAAATGATCACAAACCATGGTGGAGACTGGACCTTCTTAAGATGTATAAGATCAACACTGTCACCATCACCAACAGAAAAGACTGTTGCCACCAAAGGCTTAATGGAGCTGAGATCCGCATTGGAAATTCTCTCAATGACAATGGCAATGCTAATCCCAG aTGTGCTGTGATTTCCTCAATCGGAGCTGGGACCTCCGAAACCTTTGTGTGTAATGGAATGGAAGGCCGTTATATAAACATTGTGATTCCTGGAAGAAAAGAATACCTCACACTGTGTGAGGTGGAAGTTACTGGTCAGCCTTCAG GTACTAATATTGCCAATATTGCTCGAGGTGGACAAGTGACTCAGTCCTCACTGTATGGGAATGCTGTCCCCGAAAGGGCCATTGATGGAAATCATGCCAGCATGTGGTCAGCGGGATCCTGTACCCACACCCAAAATGATCACAAACCATGGTGGAGACTGGACCTTCTTGAGATATATAAGATCAACACTGTCACCATCACCAACAGAAAAGACTGTTGCCACCAAAGGCTTGATGGAGCTGAGATCCGCATTGGAAATTCTCTCAATGACAATGGCAATGCTAATCCAAG aTGTGCTGTGATTTCCTCAATCGGAGCTGGGACCTCTGAAACCTTTGTGTGTAATGGAATGGAAGGCCGTTATATAAACATTGTGATTCCTGGAAGAAAAGAATACCTGACATTGTGTGAGGTGGAAGTTACTGGTCAGCCTTCAG GTACTAAAATTGCCAATATTGCTCGAGGTGGACAAGTGACTCAGTCCTCACTGTATGGGAATGCTGTCCCTGAAAGGGCCATTGATGGAAATCATGCCAGCATGTGGTCAGCGGGATCCTGTACCCACACCCAAAATGATCACAAACCATGGTGGAGACTGGACCTTCTTGAGATATATAAGATCAACACTGTCACCATCACCAACAGAAAAGACTGTTGCCACCAAAGGCTTGATGGAGCTGAGATCCGCATTGGAAATTCTCTCAATGACAATGGCAATGCTAATCCCAG aTGTGCTGTGATTTCCTCAATCGGAGCTGGGACCTCCGAAACCTTTGTGTGTAATGGAATGGAAGGCCGTTATATAAACATTGTGATTCCTGGAAGAAAAGAATACCTGACACTGTGTGAGGTGGAAGTTACTGGTCAGCCTTCAG GTACTAAAATTGCCAATATTGCTCGAGGTGGACAAGTGACTCAGTCCTCACTGTATGGGAATGCTGTCCCTGAAAGGGCCATTGATGGAAATCATGCCAGCATGTGGTCAGCGGGATCCTGTACCCACACCCAAAATGATCACAAACCATGGTGGAGACTGGACCTTCTTGAGATATATAAGATCAACACTGTCACCATCACCAACAGAAAAGACTGTTGCCACCAAAGGCTTGATGGAGCTGAGATCCGCATTGGAAATTCTCTCAATGACAATGGCAATGCTAATCCCAG aTGTGCTGTGATTTCCTCAATCGGAGCTGGGACCTCCGAAACCTTTGTGTGTAATGGAATGGAAGGCCGTTATATAAACATTGTGATTCCTGGAAGAAAAGAATACCTCACACTGTGTGAGGTGGAAGTTACTGGTCAGCCTTCAG GTACTAAAATTGCCAATATTGCTCGAGGTGGACAAGTGACTCAGTCCTCACTGTATGGGAATGCTGTCCCTGAAAGGGCCATTGATGGAAATCATGCCAGCATGTGGTCAGCGGGATCCTGTACCCACACCCAAAATGATCACAAACCATGGTGGAGACTGGACCTTCTTAAGATGTATAAGATCAACACTGTCACCATCACCAACAGAAAAGACTGTTGCCACCAAAGGCTTGATGGAGCTGAGATCCACATTGGAAATTCTCTCAATGACAATGGCAATGCTAATCCCAG aTGTGCTGTGATTTCCTCAATCGGAGCTGGGACCTCCGAAACCTTTGTGTGTAATGGAATGGAAGGCCGTTATATAAACATTGTGATTCCTGGAAGAAAAGAATACCTCACACTGTGTGAGGTAGAGGTGTCTGGAACAGAATCAGATGATCTCCCTGAATATAGCTGCAATTGA
- the LOC108889124 gene encoding uncharacterized protein LOC108889124 isoform X9, producing MRTPAVAFALLIVLGQTTCSFGTNIARGGQVTQSSLYGNAVPERAIDGNHASIWSAGSCTHTQNDHKPWWRLDLLKMYKINTVTITNRKDCCHQRLNGAEIRIGNSLNDNGNANPRCAVISSIGAGTSETFVCNGMEGRYINIVIPGRKEYLTLCEVEVTGQPSGTNIANIARGGQVTQSSLYGNAVPERAIDGNHASMWSAGSCTHTQNDHKPWWRLDLLEIYKINTVTITNRKDCCHQRLDGAEIRIGNSLNDNGNANPRCAVISSIGAGTSETFVCNGMEGRYINIVIPGRKEYLTLCEVEVTGQPSGTKIANIARGGQVTQSSLYGNAVPERAIDGNHASMWSAGSCTHTQNDHKPWWRLDLLEIYKINTVTITNRKDCCHQRLDGAEIRIGNSLNDNGNANPRCAVISSIGAGTSETFVCNGMEGRYINIVIPGRKEYLTLCEVEVTGQPSGTKIANIARGGQVTQSSLYGNAVPERAIDGNHASMWSAGSCTHTQNDHKPWWRLDLLEIYKINTVTITNRKDCCHQRLDGAEIRIGNSLNDNGNANPRCAVISSIAAGTSETFVCNGMEGRYINIVIPGRKEYLTLCEVEVTGQPSGTKIANIARGGQVTQSSLYGNAVPERAIDGNHASMWSAGSCTHTQNDHKPWWRLDLLKMYKINTVTITNRKDCCHQRLDGAEIHIGNSLNDNGNANPRCAVISSIGAGTSETFVCNGMEGRYINIVIPGRKEYLTLCEVEVSGTESDDLPEYSCN from the exons ATGAGGACTCCAGCTGTGGCCTTTGCCTTGTTGATTGTTCTAGGACAGACAACTTGCTCTTTTG GTACGAATATTGCTCGAGGTGGACAAGTGACTCAGTCCTCACTGTATGGGAATGCTGTCCCTGAAAGGGCCATTGATGGAAATCATGCCAGCATATGGTCAGCAGGATCCTGTACCCACACCCAAAATGATCACAAACCATGGTGGAGACTGGACCTTCTTAAGATGTATAAGATCAACACTGTCACCATCACCAACAGAAAAGACTGTTGCCACCAAAGGCTTAATGGAGCTGAGATCCGCATTGGAAATTCTCTCAATGACAATGGCAATGCTAATCCCAG aTGTGCTGTGATTTCCTCAATCGGAGCTGGGACCTCCGAAACCTTTGTGTGTAATGGAATGGAAGGCCGTTATATAAACATTGTGATTCCTGGAAGAAAAGAATACCTCACACTGTGTGAGGTGGAAGTTACTGGTCAGCCTTCAG GTACTAATATTGCCAATATTGCTCGAGGTGGACAAGTGACTCAGTCCTCACTGTATGGGAATGCTGTCCCCGAAAGGGCCATTGATGGAAATCATGCCAGCATGTGGTCAGCGGGATCCTGTACCCACACCCAAAATGATCACAAACCATGGTGGAGACTGGACCTTCTTGAGATATATAAGATCAACACTGTCACCATCACCAACAGAAAAGACTGTTGCCACCAAAGGCTTGATGGAGCTGAGATCCGCATTGGAAATTCTCTCAATGACAATGGCAATGCTAATCCAAG aTGTGCTGTGATTTCCTCAATCGGAGCTGGGACCTCTGAAACCTTTGTGTGTAATGGAATGGAAGGCCGTTATATAAACATTGTGATTCCTGGAAGAAAAGAATACCTGACATTGTGTGAGGTGGAAGTTACTGGTCAGCCTTCAG GTACTAAAATTGCCAATATTGCTCGAGGTGGACAAGTGACTCAGTCCTCACTGTATGGGAATGCTGTCCCTGAAAGGGCCATTGATGGAAATCATGCCAGCATGTGGTCAGCGGGATCCTGTACCCACACCCAAAATGATCACAAACCATGGTGGAGACTGGACCTTCTTGAGATATATAAGATCAACACTGTCACCATCACCAACAGAAAAGACTGTTGCCACCAAAGGCTTGATGGAGCTGAGATCCGCATTGGAAATTCTCTCAATGACAATGGCAATGCTAATCCCAG aTGTGCTGTGATTTCCTCAATCGGAGCTGGGACCTCCGAAACCTTTGTGTGTAATGGAATGGAAGGCCGTTATATAAACATTGTGATTCCTGGAAGAAAAGAATACCTGACACTGTGTGAGGTGGAAGTTACTGGTCAGCCTTCAG GTACTAAAATTGCCAATATTGCTCGAGGTGGACAAGTGACTCAGTCCTCACTGTATGGGAATGCTGTCCCTGAAAGGGCCATTGATGGAAATCATGCCAGCATGTGGTCAGCGGGATCCTGTACCCACACCCAAAATGATCACAAACCATGGTGGAGACTGGACCTTCTTGAGATATATAAGATCAACACTGTCACCATCACCAACAGAAAAGACTGTTGCCACCAAAGGCTTGATGGAGCTGAGATCCGCATTGGAAATTCTCTCAATGACAATGGCAATGCTAATCCCAG aTGTGCTGTGATTTCCTCAATCGCAGCTGGGACCTCCGAAACCTTTGTGTGTAATGGAATGGAAGGCCGTTATATAAACATTGTGATTCCTGGAAGAAAAGAATACCTGACACTGTGTGAGGTGGAAGTTACTGGTCAGCCTTCAG GTACTAAAATTGCCAATATTGCTCGAGGTGGACAAGTGACTCAGTCCTCACTGTATGGGAATGCTGTCCCTGAAAGGGCCATTGATGGAAATCATGCCAGCATGTGGTCAGCGGGATCCTGTACCCACACCCAAAATGATCACAAACCATGGTGGAGACTGGACCTTCTTAAGATGTATAAGATCAACACTGTCACCATCACCAACAGAAAAGACTGTTGCCACCAAAGGCTTGATGGAGCTGAGATCCACATTGGAAATTCTCTCAATGACAATGGCAATGCTAATCCCAG aTGTGCTGTGATTTCCTCAATCGGAGCTGGGACCTCCGAAACCTTTGTGTGTAATGGAATGGAAGGCCGTTATATAAACATTGTGATTCCTGGAAGAAAAGAATACCTCACACTGTGTGAGGTAGAGGTGTCTGGAACAGAATCAGATGATCTCCCTGAATATAGCTGCAATTGA
- the LOC108889124 gene encoding uncharacterized protein LOC108889124 isoform X8 translates to MRTPAVAFALLIVLGQTTCSFGTNIARGGQVTQSSLYGNAVPERAIDGNHASIWSAGSCTHTQNDHKPWWRLDLLKMYKINTVTITNRKDCCHQRLNGAEIRIGNSLNDNGNANPRCAVISSIGAGTSETFVCNGMEGRYINIVIPGRKEYLTLCEVEVTGQPSGTNIANIARGGQVTQSSLYGNAVPERAIDGNHASMWSAGSCTHTQNDHKPWWRLDLLEIYKINTVTITNRKDCCHQRLDGAEIRIGNSLNDNGNANPRCAVISSIGAGTSETFVCNGMEGRYINIVIPGRKEYLTLCEVEVTGQPSGTKIANIARGGQVTQSSLYGNAVPERAIDGNHASMWSAGSCTHTQNDHKPWWRLDLLEIYKINTVTITNRKDCCHQRLDGAEIRIGNSLNDNGNANPRCAVISSIGAGTSETFVCNGMEGRYINIVIPGRKEYLTLCEVEVTGQPSGTKIANIARGGQVTQSSLYGNAVPERAIDGNHASMWSAGSCTHTQNDHKPWWRLDLLEIYKINTVTITNRKDCCHQRLDGAEIRIGNSLNDNGNANPRCAVISSIGAGTSETFVCNGMEGRYINIVIPGRKEYLTLCEVEVTGQPSGTNIANIARGGQVTQSSLYGNAVPERAIDGNHASMWSAGSCTHTQNDHKPWWRLDLLKMYKINTVTITNRKDCCHQRLDGAEIHIGNSLNDNGNANPRCAVISSIGAGTSETFVCNGMEGRYINIVIPGRKEYLTLCEVEVSGTESDDLPEYSCN, encoded by the exons ATGAGGACTCCAGCTGTGGCCTTTGCCTTGTTGATTGTTCTAGGACAGACAACTTGCTCTTTTG GTACGAATATTGCTCGAGGTGGACAAGTGACTCAGTCCTCACTGTATGGGAATGCTGTCCCTGAAAGGGCCATTGATGGAAATCATGCCAGCATATGGTCAGCAGGATCCTGTACCCACACCCAAAATGATCACAAACCATGGTGGAGACTGGACCTTCTTAAGATGTATAAGATCAACACTGTCACCATCACCAACAGAAAAGACTGTTGCCACCAAAGGCTTAATGGAGCTGAGATCCGCATTGGAAATTCTCTCAATGACAATGGCAATGCTAATCCCAG aTGTGCTGTGATTTCCTCAATCGGAGCTGGGACCTCCGAAACCTTTGTGTGTAATGGAATGGAAGGCCGTTATATAAACATTGTGATTCCTGGAAGAAAAGAATACCTCACACTGTGTGAGGTGGAAGTTACTGGTCAGCCTTCAG GTACTAATATTGCCAATATTGCTCGAGGTGGACAAGTGACTCAGTCCTCACTGTATGGGAATGCTGTCCCCGAAAGGGCCATTGATGGAAATCATGCCAGCATGTGGTCAGCGGGATCCTGTACCCACACCCAAAATGATCACAAACCATGGTGGAGACTGGACCTTCTTGAGATATATAAGATCAACACTGTCACCATCACCAACAGAAAAGACTGTTGCCACCAAAGGCTTGATGGAGCTGAGATCCGCATTGGAAATTCTCTCAATGACAATGGCAATGCTAATCCAAG aTGTGCTGTGATTTCCTCAATCGGAGCTGGGACCTCTGAAACCTTTGTGTGTAATGGAATGGAAGGCCGTTATATAAACATTGTGATTCCTGGAAGAAAAGAATACCTGACATTGTGTGAGGTGGAAGTTACTGGTCAGCCTTCAG GTACTAAAATTGCCAATATTGCTCGAGGTGGACAAGTGACTCAGTCCTCACTGTATGGGAATGCTGTCCCTGAAAGGGCCATTGATGGAAATCATGCCAGCATGTGGTCAGCGGGATCCTGTACCCACACCCAAAATGATCACAAACCATGGTGGAGACTGGACCTTCTTGAGATATATAAGATCAACACTGTCACCATCACCAACAGAAAAGACTGTTGCCACCAAAGGCTTGATGGAGCTGAGATCCGCATTGGAAATTCTCTCAATGACAATGGCAATGCTAATCCCAG aTGTGCTGTGATTTCCTCAATCGGAGCTGGGACCTCCGAAACCTTTGTGTGTAATGGAATGGAAGGCCGTTATATAAACATTGTGATTCCTGGAAGAAAAGAATACCTGACACTGTGTGAGGTGGAAGTTACTGGTCAGCCTTCAG GTACTAAAATTGCCAATATTGCTCGAGGTGGACAAGTGACTCAGTCCTCACTGTATGGGAATGCTGTCCCTGAAAGGGCCATTGATGGAAATCATGCCAGCATGTGGTCAGCGGGATCCTGTACCCACACCCAAAATGATCACAAACCATGGTGGAGACTGGACCTTCTTGAGATATATAAGATCAACACTGTCACCATCACCAACAGAAAAGACTGTTGCCACCAAAGGCTTGATGGAGCTGAGATCCGCATTGGAAATTCTCTCAATGACAATGGCAATGCTAATCCCAG aTGTGCTGTGATTTCCTCAATCGGAGCTGGGACCTCCGAAACCTTTGTGTGTAATGGAATGGAAGGCCGTTATATAAACATTGTGATTCCTGGAAGAAAAGAATACCTCACACTGTGTGAGGTGGAAGTTACTGGTCAGCCTTCAG GTACTAATATTGCCAATATTGCTCGAG GTGGACAAGTGACTCAGTCCTCACTGTATGGGAATGCTGTCCCTGAAAGGGCCATTGATGGAAATCATGCCAGCATGTGGTCAGCGGGATCCTGTACCCACACCCAAAATGATCACAAACCATGGTGGAGACTGGACCTTCTTAAGATGTATAAGATCAACACTGTCACCATCACCAACAGAAAAGACTGTTGCCACCAAAGGCTTGATGGAGCTGAGATCCACATTGGAAATTCTCTCAATGACAATGGCAATGCTAATCCCAG aTGTGCTGTGATTTCCTCAATCGGAGCTGGGACCTCCGAAACCTTTGTGTGTAATGGAATGGAAGGCCGTTATATAAACATTGTGATTCCTGGAAGAAAAGAATACCTCACACTGTGTGAGGTAGAGGTGTCTGGAACAGAATCAGATGATCTCCCTGAATATAGCTGCAATTGA
- the LOC108889124 gene encoding uncharacterized protein LOC108889124 isoform X1 has protein sequence MRTPAVAFALLIVLGQTTCSFGTNIARGGQVTQSSLYGNAVPERAIDGNHASIWSAGSCTHTQNDHKPWWRLDLLKMYKINTVTITNRKDCCHQRLNGAEIRIGNSLNDNGNANPRCAVISSIGAGTSETFVCNGMEGRYINIVIPGRKEYLTLCEVEVTGQPSGTNIANIARGGQVTQSSLYGNAVPERAIDGNHASMWSAGSCTHTQNDHKPWWRLDLLEIYKINTVTITNRKDCCHQRLDGAEIRIGNSLNDNGNANPRCAVISSIGAGTSETFVCNGMEGRYINIVIPGRKEYLTLCEVEVTGQPSGTKIANIARGGQVTQSSLYGNAVPERAIDGNHASMWSAGSCTHTQNDHKPWWRLDLLEIYKINTVTITNRKDCCHQRLDGAEIRIGNSLNDNGNANPRCAVISSIGAGTSETFVCNGMEGRYINIVIPGRKEYLTLCEVEVTGQPSGTKIANIARGGQVTQSSLYGNAVPERAIDGNHASMWSAGSCTHTQNDHKPWWRLDLLEIYKINTVTITNRKDCCHQRLDGAEIRIGNSLNDNGNANPRCAVISSIGAGTSETFVCNGMEGRYINIVIPGRKEYLTLCEVEVTGQPSGTNIANIARGGQVTQSSLYGNAVPERAIDGNHASMWSAGSCTHTQNDHKPWWRLDLLEIYKINTVTITNRKDCCHQRLDGAEIRIGNFLNDNGNANPRCAVISSIAAGTSETFVCNGMEGRYINIVIPGRKEYLTLCEVEVTGQPSGTKIANIARGGQVTQSSLYGNAVPERAIDGNHASMWSAGSCTHTQNDHKPWWRLDLLKMYKINTVTITNRKDCCHQRLDGAEIHIGNSLNDNGNANPRCAVISSIGAGTSETFVCNGMEGRYINIVIPGRKEYLTLCEVEVSGTESDDLPEYSCN, from the exons ATGAGGACTCCAGCTGTGGCCTTTGCCTTGTTGATTGTTCTAGGACAGACAACTTGCTCTTTTG GTACGAATATTGCTCGAGGTGGACAAGTGACTCAGTCCTCACTGTATGGGAATGCTGTCCCTGAAAGGGCCATTGATGGAAATCATGCCAGCATATGGTCAGCAGGATCCTGTACCCACACCCAAAATGATCACAAACCATGGTGGAGACTGGACCTTCTTAAGATGTATAAGATCAACACTGTCACCATCACCAACAGAAAAGACTGTTGCCACCAAAGGCTTAATGGAGCTGAGATCCGCATTGGAAATTCTCTCAATGACAATGGCAATGCTAATCCCAG aTGTGCTGTGATTTCCTCAATCGGAGCTGGGACCTCCGAAACCTTTGTGTGTAATGGAATGGAAGGCCGTTATATAAACATTGTGATTCCTGGAAGAAAAGAATACCTCACACTGTGTGAGGTGGAAGTTACTGGTCAGCCTTCAG GTACTAATATTGCCAATATTGCTCGAGGTGGACAAGTGACTCAGTCCTCACTGTATGGGAATGCTGTCCCCGAAAGGGCCATTGATGGAAATCATGCCAGCATGTGGTCAGCGGGATCCTGTACCCACACCCAAAATGATCACAAACCATGGTGGAGACTGGACCTTCTTGAGATATATAAGATCAACACTGTCACCATCACCAACAGAAAAGACTGTTGCCACCAAAGGCTTGATGGAGCTGAGATCCGCATTGGAAATTCTCTCAATGACAATGGCAATGCTAATCCAAG aTGTGCTGTGATTTCCTCAATCGGAGCTGGGACCTCTGAAACCTTTGTGTGTAATGGAATGGAAGGCCGTTATATAAACATTGTGATTCCTGGAAGAAAAGAATACCTGACATTGTGTGAGGTGGAAGTTACTGGTCAGCCTTCAG GTACTAAAATTGCCAATATTGCTCGAGGTGGACAAGTGACTCAGTCCTCACTGTATGGGAATGCTGTCCCTGAAAGGGCCATTGATGGAAATCATGCCAGCATGTGGTCAGCGGGATCCTGTACCCACACCCAAAATGATCACAAACCATGGTGGAGACTGGACCTTCTTGAGATATATAAGATCAACACTGTCACCATCACCAACAGAAAAGACTGTTGCCACCAAAGGCTTGATGGAGCTGAGATCCGCATTGGAAATTCTCTCAATGACAATGGCAATGCTAATCCCAG aTGTGCTGTGATTTCCTCAATCGGAGCTGGGACCTCCGAAACCTTTGTGTGTAATGGAATGGAAGGCCGTTATATAAACATTGTGATTCCTGGAAGAAAAGAATACCTGACACTGTGTGAGGTGGAAGTTACTGGTCAGCCTTCAG GTACTAAAATTGCCAATATTGCTCGAGGTGGACAAGTGACTCAGTCCTCACTGTATGGGAATGCTGTCCCTGAAAGGGCCATTGATGGAAATCATGCCAGCATGTGGTCAGCGGGATCCTGTACCCACACCCAAAATGATCACAAACCATGGTGGAGACTGGACCTTCTTGAGATATATAAGATCAACACTGTCACCATCACCAACAGAAAAGACTGTTGCCACCAAAGGCTTGATGGAGCTGAGATCCGCATTGGAAATTCTCTCAATGACAATGGCAATGCTAATCCCAG aTGTGCTGTGATTTCCTCAATCGGAGCTGGGACCTCCGAAACCTTTGTGTGTAATGGAATGGAAGGCCGTTATATAAACATTGTGATTCCTGGAAGAAAAGAATACCTCACACTGTGTGAGGTGGAAGTTACTGGTCAGCCTTCAG GTACTAATATTGCCAATATTGCTCGAGGTGGACAAGTGACTCAGTCCTCACTGTATGGGAATGCTGTCCCCGAAAGGGCCATTGATGGAAATCATGCCAGCATGTGGTCAGCGGGATCCTGTACCCACACCCAAAATGATCACAAACCATGGTGGAGACTGGACCTTCTTGAGATATATAAGATAAACACTGTCACCATCACCAACAGAAAAGACTGTTGCCACCAAAGGCTTGATGGAGCTGAGATCCGCATTGGAAATTTTCTCAATGACAATGGCAATGCTAATCCAAG aTGTGCTGTGATTTCCTCAATCGCAGCTGGGACCTCCGAAACCTTTGTGTGTAATGGAATGGAAGGCCGTTATATAAACATTGTGATTCCTGGAAGAAAAGAATACCTGACACTGTGTGAGGTGGAAGTTACTGGTCAGCCTTCAG GTACTAAAATTGCCAATATTGCTCGAGGTGGACAAGTGACTCAGTCCTCACTGTATGGGAATGCTGTCCCTGAAAGGGCCATTGATGGAAATCATGCCAGCATGTGGTCAGCGGGATCCTGTACCCACACCCAAAATGATCACAAACCATGGTGGAGACTGGACCTTCTTAAGATGTATAAGATCAACACTGTCACCATCACCAACAGAAAAGACTGTTGCCACCAAAGGCTTGATGGAGCTGAGATCCACATTGGAAATTCTCTCAATGACAATGGCAATGCTAATCCCAG aTGTGCTGTGATTTCCTCAATCGGAGCTGGGACCTCCGAAACCTTTGTGTGTAATGGAATGGAAGGCCGTTATATAAACATTGTGATTCCTGGAAGAAAAGAATACCTCACACTGTGTGAGGTAGAGGTGTCTGGAACAGAATCAGATGATCTCCCTGAATATAGCTGCAATTGA